The Catenulispora sp. MAP5-51 region GCCGGACCACGTCGACTCGCTGGTGAACCGGTCGGACCTGCTGCTGAGCCTGGGCGAGGTGGAGCTGGCGCGCGCCGACATCGAGCACGGCCTGGCGGTCGAGCCGGAGAACGCGAACCTGCTGGCGGCCCAGGGGGCTTTGTTCGAGGCCTGCGACGATTCGCAGGGCGCGTTCGCCAGCTACACCGCGGCCCTGGACGCCGACCCGGAGCTGACCGTGGCGTGGGTGAACCGCGCGGTGCTGGCCTTCACCGCGGGCCGCCCGGCCGACGCGCTGGCCGACCTGGACGCCGCGATCGCCCTGGGCGACGACCCGGCGCTGCGCGCGAACCGCGCGATCGCCTTGCAGGACCTGGGCGAGCACGACCGGGCCCTGACCGACCTGGACGCGGCGCTGGCCGAGGCCGGCGACGACCCGGACCTGCTCTTCCGGCGCGGCGTGAGCCGCCAGGCGCTCGGCGACGCGGCCGGTGCCCGGGACGACTGGCGGGCGCACCTGGCGGCATACGGCGAGGAGTCGCCGTTCCTGGAGGAGATCCGCTCGCAGGCCCCGGAGATCGTGGCCCCGGTGGTCGTGAGCCTGCCATGACCACGGCCTCCGCCGCACATTCACCGCGCGGTGCCGTGGGCGGCGGGGCCGGCGTCGGTCGCGCGGACGATGCCGCCGGCGGCTTGGGTGCCGTCGGCGGCGGCGGGGCTGGTGCGGCTGGCGCGGCGAGCCTCAGCCGTGAAGCCGCCGCCGGCACCATCAGCGCCGCCGACGGCTTCGCCGCCGATCGGGAAGCAGTGCGCTCCGGCCTGCGCTGGCATGCCAAGGGGGTCGCCGTCATCACCGCGGGTGTGCACCAGCCGGTCGGCTTCGCCGCGACGTCGCTGGCCACCGTCTCCTTCGAGCCGCCGGTGCTGTCCTTCGCGGTGCGCAAGCGGTCGGCGTCCTGGCCGGTGCTGGCCGCCGAGGACCGGGTGATGGTGCATCTGCTCGCCGACGACCAGGCGGATCTGGCGCGGTTGTTCGGGGTCTCCGGCGGGGCGAAGTTCGCCGAGGGGATCCGGTGGAGCCGCGGGGCCGAGGGGTTGCCGGTCCTGGACGGGGCGCTGGCGTGGATCATGCTCACCGTCGTGCGGCGGCTGCACTTCGACGGGCACGCGATCGTGCTCGGGCGGATCACCGCGGTACGGGCCTCGGCCGGGCGCCGGCCGCTGATCCACCATGACGGTGCGTACGGCGCCCTGGCCTGAAACCCCGTTCAGGGTTAGTCCCCTGCATAGCGTCTCAGGGTTGTGTGAAAGCGGCGGACGGTAGAAGTTCCCCATAGGTTCACAGAACACCAGTTCTCGATCGTGTCGCCGTTCACCGGGGGGTGCAGGACACATTGGCCACCGACGAATACCGCGTCGAGCTGCTGGGACCGCCGAGGATCCAGGTGGCCGGGGAGGCGATCGACCTCGGCGGCCCGCGGCAGGAGAAGCTGCTGACCGTGCTGGTGCTCGAAGCCGACCGGGTCCTGCCGGTCGAGGCCCTGGTCGACGCGCTGTGGGACGAGGACCCGCCGGCGACGGCGCGGCGCCAGGTCCACAACGCGGTGTCCGAGCTCCGACGGCGCCTGGGCCCGGCGCGCGAGGTCGTGGTCAGCAACCGGTACGGCTACCGGGCCTGCGTGTCCGCCCGGAACGTCGACGTCCACCGCTTCCGGGAACTGGTCGCCGTCGCCGGGCGCGCCGCCTCCGACAAGCGCCCGGCCGAGGCGATCACGGCGTTCGACAGCGCGCTGGGCCTGTGGCGCGGGTCCGCGCTGGCCGGGATGGAGGGCCCTGCGATGCGGCTGGCCGCGGCCCGGCTGGAGGAAGAGCGGCTGTCCGCCCTCGAGCAGCTGGTCGGTCTGCGCCTGGACCAGGGCGGCGGCCCGGATTACGTGCCGGCCCTGCGTGAACTGGTCGCCGAGCACCCGTTCCGCGATCCGTTCCGCGGCCAGCTGATGCTGGCGCTATACCGGTCGGGGCGGCAGGCGGAAGCCTTGGACGTCTACGAACGAGGCCGGGCCCAGCTGGCCGGCGATCTCGGGCTGGACATGCGGGCCGGCCTGCGACGGCTGCACGAGCTGATCCTGCGCAACGATCCGTCCCTGGACGCGCCCTGCCGCGCGGCGTCGGAACTGTCGATGCCGTCCGCGCCGGCAGCGTCCACCGCGTCGGCCCCCGCCCCGGCACCGCACAAGGCCGTCGTCACGCAGAACCTCCGCACCGAGCAGATCCGCGCCACCCCGGGCGACAACTTCCTCCCCTGCCCGGTCCGCGACTTCGTCGGCCGCGAGGACGACCTCGAAGGGCTGACCCGGGCCCTGGTCGCCGACCCGGACAGCGCGGGCGTGGTGTGTCTGGACGGCATGGCCGGCGCCGGGAAGACAGCGCTGGCCCTGCAAGCCGCGCACCTCGTCGCCGACCGGTTCCCGGACGGGCAGTTCTTCGTCGACCTGCGCGCCCACTCGCCGGGCCAGGGACCGCTGCCGCCGGCCACGGCGCTGGACTGGCTGCTGCGCGCCGCCGGATACGGACCGGAGATCCCCGCCGACCCGGCGCAGCAGACGGCCGCCTGGCGCGCGCTGCTGGCCAAGCGCCGAGCCCTGGTGGTGCTGGACGACGCCCTGGACGCCCGCCAGATCAGGCCCCTGATCCCCGGTGCGGGCCGCTCGATGGTGCTGGTCACCAGCCGCAAACGGCTGCTCGACCTGGAAGCCGCGGACACGCACTCGCTGGACGTGCTGTCCGAACAGGATTCCGTGGCGCTGTTCACGCGCATCGTCGGGGACGCCCGGACACAGGCCGAACCCGCCGCCGTCGCCGACATCATCGTGTTCTGCGACCGCCTGCCGCTGGCGATCCGGATCGCCGCCTCGCGGCTGCGGCACCGGCCCGGATGGTCGGTGGCGGACATGGCCGACCGCCTGCGCGGCGGACCCGGCCTGACCGAACTGGTCGCCGGGGACCGCAGCGTGGCCGGCGCGTTCGAGGTCTCCTACCGCCGCCTCGGCCAGCCGGACCAGGACGTCTTCAGAGCCCTGAGCCTGCACCCCGGCCGGGACTTCGACGCCGCCGCCGCGGCCGCGCTGGCCGGCCTGCCGACCGACCGGGCCACGGCCTGCCTGGAACGCCTCGTCGACGTGAACCTGCTGGGCCAGGACCGTTTCGGACGCTACCGGCTGCCCGACCTGATCCGGCGGTACGCGGCGAGCAAGGCGCTGCGGTCGGATTGCCCGGAGCGGCGCGAGGCGGCGCTGGACCGGCTGCGCTCGCACTACCGGCGGCTCGCCGTGGCGGCGATGACGCTGGCCGACCCGGGCTCGGGCTTGTGGACCGAGATCTGGGGCCCGGCCGAGGAAACGCCGGCCGGCGCGCACACTGCGAACGACTCGAACAACACAAACAACGCGCACACCCCACCCACCGCACACGCCCCGGACACCGGCGGCCTGCCCCGCACCGTCGACGACGTCGTCAGCCTGCTCCGGGACGAGCGCGCGAACCTGACGGCCGTCATCGGCCTGACCGCCTCGGGCCCGCACCCGGAACAGACCTGCCAGTTGGCCGTGGCGACCGCCTCACTGCTGGTCCACGGCGGCTACGCCCAGGAGGCCCTGCCCAGTCTGGAATTGGCGGTCCGCGACGCCACCGCGGCCGCGGACCTCAGAGGGCGGGCAGCGGCCCGACTGCACACCGGTCTGGCGCTGCGAACCCTGGGCCGGCATCAGGAAGCGGTCGAGGCGCTGAAGGCGGCGCTGGCGGAGTTCGACGCCCTCGGCGACCTGCAGGGGATGTCCCGAACGCTGCGCAACCTGGGCTGTGTCCACCACATGCGTGGCGACTTCGACAAGGCCCTGCACCACTACCAGCGGGCTTTGGAACTGGCCCGCAAGATCGGCGCGGGCCGCGACGAGGCGGCGGCGCTGGCGAACATCGGCTCGCTGCTGGGGTGCATGCACAAGCACGAGGAAGCGCTGTGGCACCACGAGCAGGCCCTGACCCGCAGCGAGGAACTCGCCAACCCCTACCTGCAAGTCATAGCCCTGACGAACATCGGCGTGGCACGGTCCAGGCTCGGCGACGGGGTCCACGCCCGCACCGCCCTGCACCGCGCCCTGGAACTGGCCGCGCGGATCGGCGCCCGGCACGTCGAGGGCGGCGTGTGCTGCTCGATCGCCGACCTGCTGCACCGCGACGGCGACCACGCCGGCGCGCTGCCGTGGGCGCGGCGGGCGCTGGCCGTGGCCGCGCAGAGCGACAACCCCATTCTGGAGAGCACCACCTGGAACCTCATCGGCAGGCTCCAGTTCGGACTCGGCCACCTGGCGGCGGCCCGTGCCAGCCATCTCAGGGCCCTGTCGCTGTGCCGGGACCGGGGCATCCGCTACGAGGAGGCCGTGGCCTGGGAAGGCCTGGCGGCGGTCGCCCGCGGCGACGGCGACTCCGAGGTCGCCGGCGACTACGCGGACCAAGCCGTCGCGATGTTCCACGACGCGGACTCCGACCGGGCCGCCGCCGTGCTGGCGGCGGCCCTGGCAGCGGGCTGATCAGCCCTGTAGCTCGTTCCCTGTAGCTCGTTCCCTGTAGCCCGTTCTCTGCAGCCCGTTCTATTCGGTCGCACCGTTACCCGAAGCGGACGCTCTCCGGTCCGGCCGGTCGCATCCCCAGGCGGGCCGCCGCGTCGGCCGCGTGCCGGCGAGAAGTCACGGCCAGCTTGGTCAGGACTGCCGCCACGTGGTGCTCCGCGGTGCGGGTCGACACGCTCAGGCGCTCGGCGATGGCGGCGTTGCTCAGCCCCGCGGACAACAGCATCAGCACCTCCGCCTGCCGCGATGTCAGTCCGGCCGGGTGGTTGACCGACGCCGGGCGCGGCCCGCGCTGCACGACCAGTCCGCGGAACCGGCGCAGCCGACGCCGCAGCCGGCGCGCGAGAGGGTCGGCGCCCAACGCGCTGGACAGTTCCAGAGCCCGTGCCAGATCCTCGGGGAGGTCACTGCAAGCAAGAGCCTCGGCCTGCTCATAGCCGCAGCCCAGGAGCGCCCAGGCTTTCGCCGCCGTCTGGCAATCCCCCGCCAACAGCAGACGGTAGGGCTCGGCGAACCAACTGGCGACCGGCGCCGGCGTCCCGGCCCTGCGCAGCCACCAGGCCAGCTCGCCGGCGAACCACGGGTGGCGGGCGCGCCAGGCCTGGCCGAAGGCCACCACCAGCCGGTCGACGCGCAGGGTCTCCCGGTCCGAGAGCCAGAAGTGTTCGGCTTCGGCGACCGTGGCCAGCACGACGGCCTGGAGCTCGCCCGCCGCCTCGGCGATCCGGACGGCCCGGTGGGCCGGTTCGCTCGCACCGGCCAAGCCCTGCCGGGCACGGAGCCGCGCGAGGGTGCTCAGCGCGGGAACGGCGGTCGGGCCGGTGAACCCGATCCGCTGGAGTGATTCCTCCGCGTCGCATAGCGCGCCATTCCAGTCGCCCCACTCAAGGCGGAGCCAGGAGCGCAGGGCGAGGAGTTGGCCGGAGTGGTGCGGCGGGGCGAGGGCGAGAACCGTCGGTTGCAGCGCGTCGTCGAGCACTGCGGCAGCAGCTGCGTGCTCACGGTGCACGATGTCATGGCCGGCCAGCATGGCAGCCGCGTGTCCGGCCTCGTCGCCGAGCCCGTGCTCCAGCGCGATCAGCCAACCCCGAGCCACCTCGGACCGGCCGTCGGCCTCGCCTCCCGCGAGCTTCGCAGAACCCAGAGCTATCAATGCGGCGGACCCGGCTCGCGCATCGTCAGCGGTTTCGGCAGCCCGGATCGCCCGGTTGGCGGACTCGAGCGCCGACGCCGGATGCGGGACGAGCACCTCCAGGCGCGACAGCTCCGCATGCGCCAGCGCGAGCGCGGCCGCATTCCCAACCCTGTCAAGCAAATCGGCGGCCCGGCCGGCGGCTTCCCACGCGGCGGGCCGGTCCCCGACCAGCCAGAGCGCACGCGCCAGGCGACGCAGTGCCCGCCCGGCCCGGTCGGCCCGGTCGGCGGCCTCCCAGGCCGAGACCGCGTCGCGTCCCGCCGCACACGCTTCCCTCAGGCGACCGCTCAGATAGGCCTGCTCGGCCAACGCGTCCAGCAGCTCGCCGCGACCCGCGTGATCGAGCGGATCGGTGTGCGCGAGCGCTGCCTCGTAGAGCCCGATCGCCGTCTCCGACGCCCCGCAGTCGGCGGCTTCCCGGGCGGCGTGCGGGGCATGGCGCCGGATCACGTCGTCGTCGTCGCAGCCGATCGCGTGGAAAACCAGGCGGGCAGCGGTGACGCCGGGCCGGTCCGGGTGGGCGACGAGAGCTCGCAGCAGGTCGCGGTGGAGCGCGCGGCGGGTGAACAGCGGCGTCAGATCGCGGACGACCTGCTTCAGGATCCCGTGCCGGAAGTCGATCCGGCCGGCCCTGCGCACGAGCAGCCCGGAGGCCAGGCACTCGTCCGCCGCCGCTTCGTCGCCGCCCTCCAGTGCCTCCAGCGTCCCCAGCGTCCCCAGCGGTTCCAACCCTCCCGACGCTTCCAGCGTCTCCAGCAGCCACGGCTCCACGCCGTCCGGTGCGAGAGCGACGAGGTGTGCCACCTTCCGCGCAGCCGGCCGCAGCTCGGCCATCCGGGACGCGGCCAACGCGCCGAGCCGGGACGCGGCGTCCGGCATGCCCGATGCACCCGGCCCATCCGGTTCGGCCCCGCAGGCGAGGATCTCGTTCGCCAGCAACGGATTCCCGCCGCTGAGCCGGTACAGGCCCGGGTCCGGCCGTCCGGCGTCCCGCGCCAGCTCGGCCACGGCGAAGGGCGAGAGCAGGGGCACCGCGAGGTAGGTGACCGCGTGCGCCGGAACCGCCGCAAGCATCGCACTGAGCCGATGCCCCGGCGGCACCTGCTCGGTCCGGCAGGTCATGATGAACAGGGCCGGACATCGCTCCAACCGGCGCCCGATCGCGGTCAGCATGTCGACGGCGGCCTCGTCGGCCCATTGCAGGTCCTCCAGGACCACCACCAGCCCGCCGTGTTCCCGGGCCAAGCGGGCCAGGCCGTCCGCCAGGGCCATCGGATTCTTCGCGGCCTTCGCCTCCAGACCGGCCTGCCGGGCGAGGTCCCGCCACAGCGCCCGGCTCCGAGGGCGTCCGACCGCCGGATCGCAGCACCCTGCGAGAAAGCGAACCCGCCCGCGGTGCCGGTCGGCGAAGCGGTGTATCAGGGTGCTCTTACCGATCCCGGCCTCGCCGGTCACCCAGGCGATCCGGCCGGCGTCGCGGCTGGCGGCCAGCAAGGCGTCCAGATCGGTGAGGATGGCCTCGCGTTCTACGGGTCCCAGTGGTGGCAGCGATGCTAGCTTGAAAAGGGGCGGTGGCGGGGACGGCTCGAGTGCGCTCGGAGCAGACAGTGAAGTCACCACGCCACCGTGGCTCGGCACCCGCCGGGAATCGCACGACCCTGACATCGGTCGGACCTCGGTGACACTGGCGCGCCATCGGTCGTGCATCGTGAAGTGATGACGGGGCCTTGTCTGGCTCTGGGACCCCGCCTTCTCCAAATGTCAGACATTCGGCTCCCATACAGATCATGGACGAGATCAAACCTCCCCAGCGCGTGGCGAGCCTGGCATCGCAGCTGGTGGCCAGCCTGCGCGAACTGATCGAGAGCGGCGAGTGGCCGGTCGGGATGCGGATCCCGCCCGAGCAGGTCCTCGTCGAGCAGCTGGGCGTCGGCCGGTCCACGCTGCGCGAGGCGCTGGGTGCGCTCTCGCATCTGGGGCTGCTGGAAGCGCGGGTCGGCGACGGGACATACGTGCGCGCCTCCAGCGAGCTCCAGTCGGTGATGGTGCGGCGGGCGAGCGCGGGGCGGCGGGACGAGGTGCTCGAACTGCGTGCGGTCCTGGAGGAGTACGCCTCCGGGATCGCCGCGCTCCGGCGCAGCGAGGACGTCCGGCGGCTGCGGGAGCTCTCGGAGGTCATGGCGAAGGCCAGCACCCCCGACGACATGGCCGCGCTGGCGGGAGCGGACGGCACGTTCCACCGGGCCGTGGCGCAGGCCAGCGGGAACAGTCTGCTGATCGAGGTCTACGACTACCTCGGCACCGCCCTGGCCTCGGCCCTCGGCGGCCTGCCCTGGTCCGACAGCGCCGCCACGGAGCACGCCGAGCAGCACCGCCTTCTGGTCGACGCCATCGAGGCCCGCGACGAGGACGAGGCGCGCCGCGCCGCCGCGGCGATCGTCGGGCTCACCCGGACCCCCCCGGACCGGTAGGGGGAACGGAACGATGGACATGAGCACGACCACAAACGGGGGCACCGGCGCGGGCACGGACCTTTCAGTCCCGGCCCATATATCGCCGACCGCTTCCCTGGACCGCGATCACCCTGGTGGCCACGGCAACGACCCCGGCGGCGAGAACAGCCCCGACCGCCGAACCCGCCACGCGGTGGCGCCGAGCCTGCTGATCGGCATCGTCCTCGTCGCGGCGAACCTGCGCACCCCGCTCACCGGCGTCGGCGCGCTGCTGCCGACGATCCAGCACGGCAGCGGCCTGTCCGAGGGCTGGAGCGGCCTGCTCAACACCCTGCCACTGCTCACGTTCGCGGCGACCTCTCCGCTGGTCGCCCGGGCATCGCATCGGTTCGGCACGTCGCGGCTGCTGGCCGCCGCGCTCGCCGCGCTGGGCGCCTCGCTCGTCGTCGCCGCCGGCTTCGCGCTCCTGGCGCTGTCACCGTCGGCCTACCTGGCGGCCTGCACTCTGCTGGGACTCGGCGGCGGCACGACGCTGGTGCTCGCGCTGACGTTCCAGAGCCAGCGCGCGGGCAGTGCCGGGGACGCGGCGGCCCTGGCCGGCATGGCGCAGTCGATCGGCTACCTGGTCGCCGCCACCGGACCGCTCCTGCTCGGCATCCTGCACCACGGCGATCAGGGCTGGACGCTGCCGCTGTCGCTGCTCGTGGCGCTCAGTGTCCTCATGGCCGGCACCGGATACGGAGCGGGACGCGACCGCCAGGTGCACGACTAGACCGGTCCGCCCGGGCCGAGCGACCAGGGGAAACGGTGAGCAACCCACGGATTCTCAGGGCCTGACAACACCGGGCTTCGCGACTCATGCCATTGACCCTCCGGGGCCGCGCTGCTACGTTCCGCTTAAATACGAACCCTGAATCGCTTGAGCCTCGGGCAACGCTCGGGCGAGGACCGGGGCCCGACCCTTTCTCTCAGGGTGGCGTATCCCCACATCACCGTCGATCCGCTGACGGTTTCCTCCGGGTCGCCCGGAAAGCATCGTGAGTCCTCCGGCCCGCCGGCGTGCCGGAAAACGGACGCGATGCCCCGGCGCGGCCCCCGACCTCGCCGCCGGACACCCGACACCGGTGTCGGACCGCCGCCGGAGCAGGCCCAGGCCCGCCCGGCCCGTCCGCGGCCGTTTCGAACTCGTCACACCGCACCGCGGCCCGGCCACCAGCCCGGTCGTCCCCACAGATCCGCCCACTCGGAGGATTTCAGTGACAGCTCGTATCAGGCTCCTGCTCTCCATGCTCGCCGCGCTCCTGCTGGCCATGGCCGTGCCCTCGTTCGCCGACGCGAACGCCTCGGTCGCGGCCACCACCTTCGCGCACCCGATGTTCGTGCCCGGGCACGCCGCGCCCGGCCTGCACCCGGACCTCGTGCCCTCCGGCTACGGACCGTCCGACCTGCAGTCCGCGTACAAGCTGCCCTCGGGCACCAACGGCGCGGGCCGGACCGTGGCCATCGTCGACGCCAACAACGACCCGACCGCCGAGGCCGACCTCGGCGTGTACCGGGCGCAGTACGGCCTGCCGGCGTGCACCACGGCCAACGGCTGCTTCAAGAAGGTGAACCAGACCGGCGGCACGAGCTACCCGCCGACCGACCCCGGCTGGGCCACGGAGATCTCGCTGGACCTGGACATGGTCTCGGCGGTCTGCCCCAAGTGCCACATCCTGCTGGTCGAGGCCACCTCGGCGTCCTACGCCAACCTGGGCGCGGCGGTGAACGAGGCGGCGGCGCTGCACGCCAGCACGATCTCCAACAGCTACGGCGGCGGCGACCTGGCCGACACCTCGGCCCCGTACTACAACCACCCCGGCATCATGATCACCGCCAGCTCCGGTGACGGCGGCTACGGCGTGGAGTTCCCGGCGTCCTCGCGCTACGTCACCGCGGTCGGCGGCACCACCCTGACCCGCGCCTCCAACTCACGCGGCTGGACCGAGTCCGCCTGGTCCGGCGCCGGCTCCGGCTGCTCGGCCTACAACCCGGCCCTGAGCGGCCAGGCCGGCTTCAACACCGGCTGCGCGCGGCGCGCCGTGGCCGACGTCTCGGCCGTGGCCGACCCGAACACCGGCGTCGCGGTCTACGACTCGACCCCGTACAACGGCAGCAGCGGCTGGCAGGTCTACGGCGGCACCTCGGTGGCCTCGCCGGTCATCGCCTCGGTGTACGCCCTGGCCGGCAACGCCGCGAGCATCAACAACAACTACCCCTACACCCACGACTCCGCGAGCACCTTCTTCGACGTCACGACCGGCTCCAACGGCTCGTGCTCGCCGACCCAGCTGTGCCACGCGCGCGCGGGCTGGGACGGCCCGACGGGCCTGGGCACGCCGAACGGCGTCGGCGGGTTCTGATTCAGCGTGTTCTGATTCAAGCGGCAATCGCTGACGAACGATGAGCGGTGTGGTGGCGGCATCTGTGCCGCCACCACACCGCACGTGGCCGGGACCGCGTTCAAGCCAGCCCTCTGGCTTTGAGGACGCGCCGTTCCAAAGGGGCGAAGAGCAGTTGGTTGACCGTCACGCCGACGGCCAGGATGAGCACGATCGCCGCGAAGGCGCCGGACATGTCGTTGGCGTCCTGGGAGTTCTTCAACAGGAATCCCAGTGAGTGG contains the following coding sequences:
- a CDS encoding flavin reductase family protein, whose protein sequence is MTTASAAHSPRGAVGGGAGVGRADDAAGGLGAVGGGGAGAAGAASLSREAAAGTISAADGFAADREAVRSGLRWHAKGVAVITAGVHQPVGFAATSLATVSFEPPVLSFAVRKRSASWPVLAAEDRVMVHLLADDQADLARLFGVSGGAKFAEGIRWSRGAEGLPVLDGALAWIMLTVVRRLHFDGHAIVLGRITAVRASAGRRPLIHHDGAYGALA
- a CDS encoding BTAD domain-containing putative transcriptional regulator, which encodes MATDEYRVELLGPPRIQVAGEAIDLGGPRQEKLLTVLVLEADRVLPVEALVDALWDEDPPATARRQVHNAVSELRRRLGPAREVVVSNRYGYRACVSARNVDVHRFRELVAVAGRAASDKRPAEAITAFDSALGLWRGSALAGMEGPAMRLAAARLEEERLSALEQLVGLRLDQGGGPDYVPALRELVAEHPFRDPFRGQLMLALYRSGRQAEALDVYERGRAQLAGDLGLDMRAGLRRLHELILRNDPSLDAPCRAASELSMPSAPAASTASAPAPAPHKAVVTQNLRTEQIRATPGDNFLPCPVRDFVGREDDLEGLTRALVADPDSAGVVCLDGMAGAGKTALALQAAHLVADRFPDGQFFVDLRAHSPGQGPLPPATALDWLLRAAGYGPEIPADPAQQTAAWRALLAKRRALVVLDDALDARQIRPLIPGAGRSMVLVTSRKRLLDLEAADTHSLDVLSEQDSVALFTRIVGDARTQAEPAAVADIIVFCDRLPLAIRIAASRLRHRPGWSVADMADRLRGGPGLTELVAGDRSVAGAFEVSYRRLGQPDQDVFRALSLHPGRDFDAAAAAALAGLPTDRATACLERLVDVNLLGQDRFGRYRLPDLIRRYAASKALRSDCPERREAALDRLRSHYRRLAVAAMTLADPGSGLWTEIWGPAEETPAGAHTANDSNNTNNAHTPPTAHAPDTGGLPRTVDDVVSLLRDERANLTAVIGLTASGPHPEQTCQLAVATASLLVHGGYAQEALPSLELAVRDATAAADLRGRAAARLHTGLALRTLGRHQEAVEALKAALAEFDALGDLQGMSRTLRNLGCVHHMRGDFDKALHHYQRALELARKIGAGRDEAAALANIGSLLGCMHKHEEALWHHEQALTRSEELANPYLQVIALTNIGVARSRLGDGVHARTALHRALELAARIGARHVEGGVCCSIADLLHRDGDHAGALPWARRALAVAAQSDNPILESTTWNLIGRLQFGLGHLAAARASHLRALSLCRDRGIRYEEAVAWEGLAAVARGDGDSEVAGDYADQAVAMFHDADSDRAAAVLAAALAAG
- a CDS encoding AAA family ATPase — its product is MHDRWRASVTEVRPMSGSCDSRRVPSHGGVVTSLSAPSALEPSPPPPLFKLASLPPLGPVEREAILTDLDALLAASRDAGRIAWVTGEAGIGKSTLIHRFADRHRGRVRFLAGCCDPAVGRPRSRALWRDLARQAGLEAKAAKNPMALADGLARLAREHGGLVVVLEDLQWADEAAVDMLTAIGRRLERCPALFIMTCRTEQVPPGHRLSAMLAAVPAHAVTYLAVPLLSPFAVAELARDAGRPDPGLYRLSGGNPLLANEILACGAEPDGPGASGMPDAASRLGALAASRMAELRPAARKVAHLVALAPDGVEPWLLETLEASGGLEPLGTLGTLEALEGGDEAAADECLASGLLVRRAGRIDFRHGILKQVVRDLTPLFTRRALHRDLLRALVAHPDRPGVTAARLVFHAIGCDDDDVIRRHAPHAAREAADCGASETAIGLYEAALAHTDPLDHAGRGELLDALAEQAYLSGRLREACAAGRDAVSAWEAADRADRAGRALRRLARALWLVGDRPAAWEAAGRAADLLDRVGNAAALALAHAELSRLEVLVPHPASALESANRAIRAAETADDARAGSAALIALGSAKLAGGEADGRSEVARGWLIALEHGLGDEAGHAAAMLAGHDIVHREHAAAAAVLDDALQPTVLALAPPHHSGQLLALRSWLRLEWGDWNGALCDAEESLQRIGFTGPTAVPALSTLARLRARQGLAGASEPAHRAVRIAEAAGELQAVVLATVAEAEHFWLSDRETLRVDRLVVAFGQAWRARHPWFAGELAWWLRRAGTPAPVASWFAEPYRLLLAGDCQTAAKAWALLGCGYEQAEALACSDLPEDLARALELSSALGADPLARRLRRRLRRFRGLVVQRGPRPASVNHPAGLTSRQAEVLMLLSAGLSNAAIAERLSVSTRTAEHHVAAVLTKLAVTSRRHAADAAARLGMRPAGPESVRFG
- a CDS encoding FadR/GntR family transcriptional regulator; translation: MDEIKPPQRVASLASQLVASLRELIESGEWPVGMRIPPEQVLVEQLGVGRSTLREALGALSHLGLLEARVGDGTYVRASSELQSVMVRRASAGRRDEVLELRAVLEEYASGIAALRRSEDVRRLRELSEVMAKASTPDDMAALAGADGTFHRAVAQASGNSLLIEVYDYLGTALASALGGLPWSDSAATEHAEQHRLLVDAIEARDEDEARRAAAAIVGLTRTPPDR
- a CDS encoding MFS transporter, with the translated sequence MSTTTNGGTGAGTDLSVPAHISPTASLDRDHPGGHGNDPGGENSPDRRTRHAVAPSLLIGIVLVAANLRTPLTGVGALLPTIQHGSGLSEGWSGLLNTLPLLTFAATSPLVARASHRFGTSRLLAAALAALGASLVVAAGFALLALSPSAYLAACTLLGLGGGTTLVLALTFQSQRAGSAGDAAALAGMAQSIGYLVAATGPLLLGILHHGDQGWTLPLSLLVALSVLMAGTGYGAGRDRQVHD
- a CDS encoding peptidase S8; protein product: MTARIRLLLSMLAALLLAMAVPSFADANASVAATTFAHPMFVPGHAAPGLHPDLVPSGYGPSDLQSAYKLPSGTNGAGRTVAIVDANNDPTAEADLGVYRAQYGLPACTTANGCFKKVNQTGGTSYPPTDPGWATEISLDLDMVSAVCPKCHILLVEATSASYANLGAAVNEAAALHASTISNSYGGGDLADTSAPYYNHPGIMITASSGDGGYGVEFPASSRYVTAVGGTTLTRASNSRGWTESAWSGAGSGCSAYNPALSGQAGFNTGCARRAVADVSAVADPNTGVAVYDSTPYNGSSGWQVYGGTSVASPVIASVYALAGNAASINNNYPYTHDSASTFFDVTTGSNGSCSPTQLCHARAGWDGPTGLGTPNGVGGF